The Sediminispirochaeta smaragdinae DSM 11293 genome has a segment encoding these proteins:
- a CDS encoding amidohydrolase family protein: protein MVIDAHVHITSPHIISNMEGYRAKEPYFDLLSGSQKNKNVTAEELICDMDKDGVDRSIVFGFGFRDQDNCRRANDYTIEALSRFPDRLVGFATVNPGADGVRKELERCKASGLTGVGEIMPMGQELDITDKEVMEELCGFCAENNWPLLVHVNELVGHYYPGKTPDSIHEAECLATNFPDTTIIFAHMGGGLCFFEAMPELRKQLSNVYYDTAALPFLYDATIFDALKQMGLLSKLIYGSDYPLLKIGRFRKMVETTSLTAGETADFLGNTAANLLGRLAGEDHNG, encoded by the coding sequence ATGGTTATTGATGCGCATGTCCATATAACATCGCCGCATATCATCTCCAATATGGAAGGCTATCGGGCCAAGGAGCCCTATTTCGATCTGCTTTCCGGTAGTCAGAAAAATAAAAACGTTACCGCCGAAGAGTTGATCTGCGATATGGACAAAGATGGAGTTGACCGGTCGATCGTCTTTGGTTTTGGGTTTCGTGATCAGGATAACTGTCGTCGTGCAAACGACTATACCATTGAGGCCCTTTCCCGATTTCCCGATCGGCTTGTCGGTTTTGCAACGGTAAATCCCGGTGCCGATGGGGTCAGGAAGGAGCTTGAACGGTGTAAGGCCTCTGGCCTTACAGGGGTGGGCGAGATCATGCCCATGGGGCAGGAGCTCGATATTACCGACAAAGAGGTCATGGAGGAGCTCTGCGGCTTCTGTGCGGAGAATAACTGGCCCTTGTTGGTCCATGTAAACGAATTGGTAGGGCATTACTATCCCGGAAAAACACCGGATTCCATACATGAAGCGGAGTGCCTCGCCACCAATTTTCCGGACACTACCATCATCTTTGCCCATATGGGGGGAGGCCTCTGCTTTTTCGAAGCCATGCCGGAGTTGCGAAAGCAGCTCAGTAATGTCTATTACGATACCGCGGCGCTGCCCTTCCTTTACGATGCGACAATCTTCGATGCTCTCAAGCAGATGGGGCTTTTGTCGAAGCTTATCTACGGTTCGGACTATCCCCTTCTGAAAATCGGCCGTTTTCGGAAGATGGTCGAAACCACTTCCCTCACTGCCGGGGAAACGGCGGATTTTTTGGGCAACACCGCGGCAAATCTTTTGGGACGTTTGGCAGGGGAGGATCACAATGGCTGA
- a CDS encoding M20 metallopeptidase family protein, producing MDKNEIGQRIIELRRTLHRQPELSGKEFETAKTIAAFMRESGAEVSTGIGGTGLKAVLRGKRPGRTIGFRADMDALPVDEENDLPYKSQVPGVMHACGHDSHVASVAGSFLYMKEFLTGGVPEEGNIVFIFQPAEERPPGGARFMIEEGVLKEPRIDVMVGLHNSPNFPVGMVIVPEGAVTAGSDLFELIIKGPGGHGARPEQCADTVLMACHFVVLLQSMVSRKYTPGQWPVISVGSISGGKAHNIIPQEVKVTGTVRSFRDDGLRIKEEMKTILDSLVNLFGGDYSISYRFGYPSAVNAPGISELVRQTARNHGFFRWVETNLDRAYVSEDFGYFSSEVPSCYFTFGVGDDRKESPGQLHTGRFILDDSVLPHISRLLCDIGLNYLSSGAEFGSEAE from the coding sequence ATGGATAAAAACGAGATTGGACAACGTATTATCGAACTGAGAAGAACGCTCCACCGGCAGCCGGAACTCTCCGGTAAGGAATTCGAAACGGCGAAAACCATTGCCGCCTTTATGAGGGAATCCGGAGCCGAGGTCTCTACCGGTATCGGAGGAACCGGTCTTAAGGCTGTTCTCCGGGGAAAACGTCCGGGGAGGACCATCGGGTTTCGAGCCGATATGGATGCCCTTCCTGTGGATGAAGAGAACGATCTGCCTTACAAATCGCAGGTTCCGGGGGTGATGCATGCCTGTGGTCACGATAGTCACGTTGCCTCTGTGGCGGGATCGTTTCTCTATATGAAGGAGTTTCTGACCGGAGGGGTTCCTGAAGAGGGTAATATCGTCTTTATTTTTCAGCCTGCAGAGGAGCGCCCTCCAGGCGGTGCCCGATTTATGATTGAGGAAGGGGTCCTGAAGGAGCCCCGGATCGATGTGATGGTGGGACTGCACAATAGCCCTAACTTTCCCGTCGGTATGGTGATTGTTCCCGAGGGAGCCGTTACCGCGGGAAGCGACCTTTTCGAGCTCATCATTAAGGGCCCCGGCGGGCACGGCGCCCGACCGGAACAGTGCGCCGATACGGTGCTGATGGCATGTCATTTCGTTGTCCTCCTTCAGTCCATGGTAAGCAGAAAGTATACTCCCGGTCAGTGGCCTGTTATCTCCGTCGGTTCCATATCGGGAGGTAAGGCTCACAACATTATTCCCCAGGAGGTCAAGGTGACCGGTACTGTTCGCTCTTTTCGGGATGACGGCCTGAGAATCAAGGAGGAGATGAAAACGATTCTTGACTCCCTGGTCAACCTTTTCGGTGGTGACTATTCCATCTCCTACCGTTTCGGTTATCCTTCGGCGGTGAATGCCCCTGGAATTTCGGAATTGGTACGACAGACGGCACGAAACCATGGCTTTTTTCGCTGGGTGGAAACAAATCTCGACCGTGCCTACGTTTCCGAGGATTTCGGCTATTTCAGCAGTGAGGTTCCCTCCTGCTATTTTACCTTTGGTGTGGGGGATGATCGGAAGGAGAGTCCTGGCCAGCTGCATACCGGTCGATTTATCCTGGACGATTCGGTTTTACCCCATATTTCGCGCCTACTTTGTGATATCGGCTTGAATTATCTCAGCTCAGGGGCTGAGTTTGGAAGCGAAGCGGAATGA
- a CDS encoding amidohydrolase family protein, with protein MADLIISSIGTLIRSADRVEHDVDMHISGGTIVAIGKHLADGVPDGTEVLDGRGKTVIPGFVNSHTHLYQCFLRGRSDTLALKSWSEAVTFPFAHLVHALDWEKGDVEGGYFWTLIGCMEMIRSGITAFVNMDLTLDSVFRAYRDIGMRAVGAVTAVNRWVPKELDQDLEERKREILRYIETWNEKKNGNEMIKVFIAPSTPFTCTEDFLLWQMEQAEAFDLGVQIHVSETRWEVEQSLTEHGLTPLAYLDTIGFLRRPVMAVHCVHLTEEEIDIAVRKGVVPVYNPKSNMKLGSGVAPVSRMIGKGLLPALATDGAASNDLLDMFEEMRCGAGLQKAFCLDPKAVSADDLFRMATENGASALGLNSGTLDPGKNADFVLLDMKKLWSSPVHDPVQNLVYCGTPSNVESVFIGGKAVLRNGVFTNIDEERILDRALKLFEAKFGSVRGKGSLAAGF; from the coding sequence ATGGCTGATCTTATCATTTCCTCTATTGGCACCCTTATTCGCAGCGCCGACCGGGTAGAACATGATGTGGACATGCATATCTCCGGCGGTACCATTGTCGCCATAGGCAAGCATCTTGCAGATGGAGTCCCTGATGGAACCGAAGTGCTTGACGGCCGGGGAAAAACGGTGATTCCCGGCTTTGTAAACAGCCATACGCACCTGTATCAGTGTTTTCTCCGGGGACGAAGCGATACGTTGGCTCTAAAGTCCTGGAGCGAGGCGGTCACCTTTCCCTTTGCACATCTTGTCCATGCCTTGGACTGGGAGAAGGGCGATGTCGAAGGGGGCTATTTTTGGACCCTTATCGGCTGTATGGAGATGATTCGAAGCGGCATCACCGCTTTCGTGAACATGGATTTGACCCTCGATTCGGTTTTTCGGGCCTATCGGGATATAGGAATGAGGGCGGTGGGCGCAGTGACAGCGGTCAACCGCTGGGTACCCAAGGAGCTGGACCAGGATCTTGAAGAGCGTAAGCGGGAGATCCTTCGTTATATCGAGACCTGGAACGAGAAAAAGAACGGCAATGAGATGATAAAGGTCTTTATTGCCCCTTCGACTCCCTTCACCTGTACCGAGGATTTTCTACTCTGGCAGATGGAACAGGCCGAGGCCTTTGATCTCGGCGTACAGATCCATGTTTCCGAGACCAGGTGGGAGGTCGAGCAGTCGCTTACCGAGCATGGACTCACGCCCCTTGCCTATCTTGATACGATAGGCTTCCTTCGTCGGCCGGTGATGGCGGTCCACTGCGTGCATCTGACCGAAGAGGAGATCGATATTGCGGTCCGAAAGGGTGTTGTCCCGGTTTATAATCCCAAAAGTAATATGAAGCTGGGCAGCGGTGTTGCCCCTGTTTCCCGAATGATCGGAAAAGGACTTCTACCGGCTCTTGCCACCGATGGTGCCGCTTCCAACGACCTGCTAGATATGTTTGAGGAGATGCGCTGCGGTGCAGGATTGCAAAAGGCCTTTTGTCTGGATCCAAAGGCTGTTAGCGCGGATGATCTGTTTCGCATGGCCACGGAAAACGGAGCTTCTGCTCTTGGACTGAACAGTGGTACTCTTGATCCCGGTAAGAATGCGGATTTTGTCCTTCTCGATATGAAGAAACTCTGGTCCTCTCCTGTGCACGATCCCGTCCAGAATCTCGTCTACTGTGGCACTCCTTCTAATGTCGAAAGTGTCTTCATCGGCGGTAAGGCGGTTCTGCGAAACGGTGTTTTTACCAACATTGACGAGGAGAGAATTCTTGATCGTGCTTTGAAACTTTTCGAAGCGAAATTCGGTTCGGTTCGCGGAAAGGGCTCCCTGGCGGCTGGATTTTGA
- a CDS encoding (2Fe-2S)-binding protein, with product MKRIVHHPILGEMEEKAMVTIIVDGKRIKALEGEPIAAALLAAGISVFRHTKKGSPRSIFCGIGQCTDCSMIVNGVPNVRTCVTPVAEGMVVETQEGVGVANL from the coding sequence ATGAAGCGTATCGTTCATCATCCCATCCTCGGTGAGATGGAAGAGAAAGCCATGGTTACCATTATCGTCGACGGTAAAAGAATCAAGGCCCTGGAAGGGGAACCTATTGCCGCAGCCCTGCTGGCTGCGGGAATAAGCGTCTTTCGACACACCAAAAAAGGATCTCCCCGTTCCATCTTTTGCGGAATCGGTCAGTGCACCGACTGTTCGATGATCGTCAACGGTGTCCCCAATGTTCGTACCTGTGTCACCCCTGTGGCGGAAGGAATGGTTGTGGAGACCCAAGAGGGGGTCGGCGTTGCTAATCTCTAA
- a CDS encoding ECF transporter S component, which produces MNNEEREDLTKKQGYKLLGGVHPSVLAIWAALIAAGNLLPAIPIIGSGGTFSVSAALIPLSGVFFGPVGGAICAAIGGFLGQIIAPHIAWLGIATFLIGTCNAFVAGCITRRKWYVAIGIIAVGYILWFSTKIGRGAALFPLVFYSLGLVATALGALIWRKEEAFSKKPVLRGIGVFVSAYAGFVGAAGLANFAGITLYQWPSAMWIGLAFVSPWERAIFSLGATIIGVPLLIGLPKIGVFIGSDLEEQEEE; this is translated from the coding sequence CAAGCTGCTCGGCGGCGTACATCCTTCGGTTCTCGCCATTTGGGCCGCACTTATCGCGGCTGGGAACCTGCTGCCGGCAATTCCGATCATCGGATCGGGAGGGACCTTCAGCGTCAGCGCGGCGTTGATTCCCCTTTCCGGCGTCTTCTTCGGACCTGTCGGGGGTGCAATTTGTGCCGCCATTGGAGGGTTTCTGGGACAGATCATCGCGCCGCATATCGCCTGGCTGGGGATTGCGACCTTTTTGATCGGAACGTGCAACGCCTTCGTGGCAGGTTGTATCACTCGCAGGAAGTGGTACGTCGCCATCGGCATTATCGCTGTCGGCTATATCCTTTGGTTTTCTACCAAGATCGGCAGGGGAGCGGCGCTTTTCCCGTTGGTTTTCTATAGCCTCGGCCTTGTGGCCACTGCCCTTGGGGCATTGATCTGGAGAAAAGAGGAAGCTTTTTCGAAAAAGCCCGTTCTTCGCGGCATTGGTGTCTTTGTCTCTGCCTATGCCGGCTTTGTCGGTGCCGCGGGGCTTGCCAATTTTGCAGGGATCACCTTGTACCAGTGGCCTTCGGCGATGTGGATCGGATTGGCTTTTGTCTCTCCCTGGGAACGGGCTATTTTTTCTCTTGGTGCCACCATCATCGGCGTTCCTCTTCTTATCGGGCTTCCAAAGATCGGTGTCTTTATCGGATCCGATCTGGAAGAGCAGGAGGAAGAGTAA